One Ascaphus truei isolate aAscTru1 chromosome 9, aAscTru1.hap1, whole genome shotgun sequence genomic region harbors:
- the LOC142502392 gene encoding serine/arginine-rich splicing factor 5-like isoform X1 yields the protein MTMRLRHFVIRVTSGTSPPPFYLLEGVRQRRVVAAERGDKMSGCRVFIGRLSPHARERDVEKFFKGYGRIREINLKNGFGFVEFEDHRDADDAVYELNGKELCSERVTIEHARNRRGRGGMMGGGGGGGGGGGGGGGGGGGGGGGRYPMRFGYRQSNSGGPSRYGPPVRTEHRIIVENLSSRVSWQDLKDFMRKAGEVTYVDAHRSNRNEGVVEFASYNDMKSALDKLDGTELSGRKIKLIEDRKKHRSRSRSRSYSRSRSKSKSRGSSRSASRSRSLSRTPEKKYVPKNSSSEPVPGSPSPRSSKRQSRSRSSSAESRS from the exons ATGACAATGCGCCTCCGCCATTTTGTTATCCGAGTCACGTCCGGTACGTCACCGCCGCCATTTTATCTTCTGGAAGGAGTGCGCCAGAGGAGAGTTGTTGCAGCGGAGCGCGGTG ATAAAATGAGTGGTTGCCGTGTATTCATTGGGAGACTCAGTCCTCATGCTCGTGAGAGAGATGTGGAGAAATTTTTTAAAGGGTATGGGCGCATCCGAGAGATTAATCTAAAAAATGGATTTGGGTTTGTG GAGTTTGAAGATCACAGAGATGCCGATGATGCGGTTTATGAACTGAACGGTAAAGAGTTATGCAGTGAAAG GGTCACAATTGAGCATGCCAGGAAtcggagaggcagaggaggaatGATGggcggtggaggaggaggagggggtggtggtggaggaggcGGAGGAGGAGGTGGCGGCGGTGGTGGTGGGAGGTATCCCATGCGGTTTGGCTATCGTCAGTCTAACAGCGGTGGACCTAG TAGGTATGGACCTCCAGTTCGTACCGAGCATAGAATTATCGTGGAAAACCTCTCCTCTCGTGTCAGTTGGCAG GATCTTAAAGATTTCATGAGAAAAGCTGGAGAGGTAACCTATGTGGATGCACATAGAAGTAACCGGAATGAAGG GGTTGTGGAGTTTGCTTCCTATAATGATATGAAGAGTGCCTTAGATAAACTGGATGGCACGGAGCTCAGTGGTCGTAAAATAAAACTGATTGAAGATCGCAAAAAGCACAG GAGCAGGTCACGATCAAGAAGTTACTCTAGATCCCGCAGCAAGTCTAAATCGCGTGGCTCATCCAGATCTGCCAGCAGATCCCGGTCACTCAGTCGCACACCTGAGAAAAAATATGTGCCGAAAAATAGCAGCTCAGAACCAGTTCCAGGCTCCCCATCTCCCCGCTCTTCCAAGCGCCAGTCCCGCTCCCGATCCAGCTCTGCGGAGAGCCGCAGTTAA
- the LOC142502392 gene encoding serine/arginine-rich splicing factor 5-like isoform X2, translated as MTMRLRHFVIRVTSGTSPPPFYLLEGVRQRRVVAAERGDKMSGCRVFIGRLSPHARERDVEKFFKGYGRIREINLKNGFGFVEFEDHRDADDAVYELNGKELCSERVTIEHARNRRGRGGMMGGGGGGGGGGGGGGGGGGGGGGGRYPMRFGYRQSNSGGPRYGPPVRTEHRIIVENLSSRVSWQDLKDFMRKAGEVTYVDAHRSNRNEGVVEFASYNDMKSALDKLDGTELSGRKIKLIEDRKKHRSRSRSRSYSRSRSKSKSRGSSRSASRSRSLSRTPEKKYVPKNSSSEPVPGSPSPRSSKRQSRSRSSSAESRS; from the exons ATGACAATGCGCCTCCGCCATTTTGTTATCCGAGTCACGTCCGGTACGTCACCGCCGCCATTTTATCTTCTGGAAGGAGTGCGCCAGAGGAGAGTTGTTGCAGCGGAGCGCGGTG ATAAAATGAGTGGTTGCCGTGTATTCATTGGGAGACTCAGTCCTCATGCTCGTGAGAGAGATGTGGAGAAATTTTTTAAAGGGTATGGGCGCATCCGAGAGATTAATCTAAAAAATGGATTTGGGTTTGTG GAGTTTGAAGATCACAGAGATGCCGATGATGCGGTTTATGAACTGAACGGTAAAGAGTTATGCAGTGAAAG GGTCACAATTGAGCATGCCAGGAAtcggagaggcagaggaggaatGATGggcggtggaggaggaggagggggtggtggtggaggaggcGGAGGAGGAGGTGGCGGCGGTGGTGGTGGGAGGTATCCCATGCGGTTTGGCTATCGTCAGTCTAACAGCGGTGGACCTAG GTATGGACCTCCAGTTCGTACCGAGCATAGAATTATCGTGGAAAACCTCTCCTCTCGTGTCAGTTGGCAG GATCTTAAAGATTTCATGAGAAAAGCTGGAGAGGTAACCTATGTGGATGCACATAGAAGTAACCGGAATGAAGG GGTTGTGGAGTTTGCTTCCTATAATGATATGAAGAGTGCCTTAGATAAACTGGATGGCACGGAGCTCAGTGGTCGTAAAATAAAACTGATTGAAGATCGCAAAAAGCACAG GAGCAGGTCACGATCAAGAAGTTACTCTAGATCCCGCAGCAAGTCTAAATCGCGTGGCTCATCCAGATCTGCCAGCAGATCCCGGTCACTCAGTCGCACACCTGAGAAAAAATATGTGCCGAAAAATAGCAGCTCAGAACCAGTTCCAGGCTCCCCATCTCCCCGCTCTTCCAAGCGCCAGTCCCGCTCCCGATCCAGCTCTGCGGAGAGCCGCAGTTAA
- the LOC142502392 gene encoding serine/arginine-rich splicing factor 5-like isoform X3, whose amino-acid sequence MDKMSGCRVFIGRLSPHARERDVEKFFKGYGRIREINLKNGFGFVEFEDHRDADDAVYELNGKELCSERVTIEHARNRRGRGGMMGGGGGGGGGGGGGGGGGGGGGGGRYPMRFGYRQSNSGGPSRYGPPVRTEHRIIVENLSSRVSWQDLKDFMRKAGEVTYVDAHRSNRNEGVVEFASYNDMKSALDKLDGTELSGRKIKLIEDRKKHRSRSRSRSYSRSRSKSKSRGSSRSASRSRSLSRTPEKKYVPKNSSSEPVPGSPSPRSSKRQSRSRSSSAESRS is encoded by the exons ATGG ATAAAATGAGTGGTTGCCGTGTATTCATTGGGAGACTCAGTCCTCATGCTCGTGAGAGAGATGTGGAGAAATTTTTTAAAGGGTATGGGCGCATCCGAGAGATTAATCTAAAAAATGGATTTGGGTTTGTG GAGTTTGAAGATCACAGAGATGCCGATGATGCGGTTTATGAACTGAACGGTAAAGAGTTATGCAGTGAAAG GGTCACAATTGAGCATGCCAGGAAtcggagaggcagaggaggaatGATGggcggtggaggaggaggagggggtggtggtggaggaggcGGAGGAGGAGGTGGCGGCGGTGGTGGTGGGAGGTATCCCATGCGGTTTGGCTATCGTCAGTCTAACAGCGGTGGACCTAG TAGGTATGGACCTCCAGTTCGTACCGAGCATAGAATTATCGTGGAAAACCTCTCCTCTCGTGTCAGTTGGCAG GATCTTAAAGATTTCATGAGAAAAGCTGGAGAGGTAACCTATGTGGATGCACATAGAAGTAACCGGAATGAAGG GGTTGTGGAGTTTGCTTCCTATAATGATATGAAGAGTGCCTTAGATAAACTGGATGGCACGGAGCTCAGTGGTCGTAAAATAAAACTGATTGAAGATCGCAAAAAGCACAG GAGCAGGTCACGATCAAGAAGTTACTCTAGATCCCGCAGCAAGTCTAAATCGCGTGGCTCATCCAGATCTGCCAGCAGATCCCGGTCACTCAGTCGCACACCTGAGAAAAAATATGTGCCGAAAAATAGCAGCTCAGAACCAGTTCCAGGCTCCCCATCTCCCCGCTCTTCCAAGCGCCAGTCCCGCTCCCGATCCAGCTCTGCGGAGAGCCGCAGTTAA